CCACTACCAATATTGTTGGCAGATATTTTTTGCCATCATGTTGCCATGGTCATGTAATACTGCTGGTTCTGTTATGAATGCCCCATCGTAGTGACGAATTATCTTATTCATATAGAAGccaatcaaacaagataaaatGGTTTTTGATCCCTCTATTCCAATTATTATCGCTTCCTCTAATCATTGTCGTCCCTTGCATATATGACTCTTTTTACATTTGGACAATCAACTAGTCCCACATTGCTAGTGATCAAGACTAAAAACGAGAATTGAGAACATGCTATGTTCATTTCACAGCTCCTGACATGACATACTGACTTGGCATGCCTTTATCTTATATAAaccaattcatatatatataaacaattcaataattaatgaaatctgatttggtttttcaaaaatatgcCATTCATATCTGCTTGGTTTTGGCCATGCAATGAAAGGACATTTTTGGAATCACATTCAGACACTATTGGGGAATGAGCACCGTTAACTACATGCTAGTGGCACTAATAAAGTTCATGTTCTTTATTCACCAATTAAGCTTAAGGTTCAGGATAGTGTGCTTAAAATCCAACCAAATCAttgtcaaaattatttaatccaAACTAAATTGAACTAAACAATATCCGTTTATTCACACCAAACCCAATTAgagttttttgtttgatttggatatttttctttcaaaaactgaATTAAACGCACCGGAACACTCCTAATTCAGAATTAACAAACTTATCCAGCACCCCaaagaggagaaaaaaataaacttttcccTTGAAAGACAGTGAAGAAGTACTTCAAGATACTACACATACTTTCCAATAAATATTATACAATAATTCAcgaataataatatcattacaGAGATGAGATGATTATAGGAAATCTACAATTGAACTTTATTACAAGTTAAAAGATAATAGTTATGCAAGTTGAAGAACAGTTAGAATGATGGAACTATGCTGCTCCCATGTCCTCAGTTTCCCTCttattgaatgattgaatgACTTAGTGTGAAGATCCTGTGTGATTTGAGTGGTTATGTCCAAAAAGTACAAAATAAATGATGTCAAGCAGCAACAAGCAAACATGGGTATGGGCCCATAAATCCAAAGGACAAGAGGAAAAGACAAGTAGAAGGCCTGCAATCCAAGAGACCAAGAATAACTCCCCCGGTTTAAGGTTTTTGCAACATATTCTATGAAATCCATTTTGCCTTTCAATGCAGGTGTGGTGATCAAGAAGCTCACATGTGCATGGTATCTAATAGACTGCACGTTACATACAAATGCAACAAGGAAGCATAATGACATGGAGAAACGTTTGATTGAAGAATTAAGAGAAGTTTTGTTGCCATAAACTAATTTGGTATCTGAGTCATTGCTGTCAAAAATGCCAATAAGTGAACTAAGAGTGATTGCTGTTGTAGCAAGAGTGGATGCCATGATATTGTTGTGGATTGTTTGAACGCCCAAAACCCCATTTTTCAAGGGATCCTGAAAACAATGCAAGGGAGTTTGTTGTGGAAAGTAAAGGTACAGAAGTATCACTATCACACCATTGCTAGACAGGTGTACAGAAAGTAAAGGTAGCTTAACTGGGAATTATTATGTCTTTGTGAGGACAAGTCTTTTGAAAACGTAAGGCATAGTATGTTGTATATGATACAACATAATAAATTTGCAGATATAATAACTATGTTGAGTTCCCAATAAATTATAATAGCCATATTTTACAGAAGAGCCTCCAAAGAAAATAATCCCAACCAACTTTCAACAAGCTAAACTCTAGTGAGATAAGCAACAGAACAAGGACCAATAAAAAAAGTAAGCAGAAGATTTGCTAAATTGAATTACAAAATGACTGGAACCTGAAATCCACCAATATTTCTTTCAATAGTTTTCTAGCGACTCATTTATTGAGAATTTTTCATAGCTCATGTctgattcaaattcaaattttcttttaatgagaTTTGCCTTATTGATATTCTACTTGGCcctacttgcaagttgcaacctTCATGgatcattttatttattctatacACAGGAAGCCGGTTTTAACTGGTTGAATTATTAAGGATATAACTTCATATCAACCTACACTGCCTCTGCGCCATACTTTTTCCCTACCACTAAACATTTACAGAGCAACACCTAGCTCTCCTTTTCATTGCTCAAAATCAGCCCCCCTACAACAATatgacattttttgtttttttatggtcATACAACAATATAACCTGACTTCTATAACCAGCATAAGCTAAAGAAATCCTCAACTGGATATTAGTGTAGGTATGTGACAGCAAGAGCAAGACTAGTGTcaacattttatatattacaaataGATGTGGATGTTCAAAGAGGGCAGAAGATGGTAAACAAAACAATTGCAACATGTTTAGCATACACATAATGACTAGGTGCATAGAGACTTATGCATCAGATCAATGACTATGAGCCTGTATGGTTCAATATATACTTTAGTAAGTAACTTTGAAACATACTGCAGAATCAATCcagaattgattttttaataatttaggtAAACTACATGTCAAAGCTTTTCAAGGACGTATAATACCATGTAAAGGGACATAAGCAGCTGATCAATGAGCCTATAAAAGTGAGGCTATAACATGGTTGAATACTTGAATATCTACTTTAGAACATCAACTAATGAAGCAGTCTATagttgttctttttttattttataaaagtctaTAGTTGTTCTTAAAGTACAGATTAAACACTTTATCAAAATCTGGTTAACAAATGCATTGAATTCACATACTCAGAACATCAACCAACGAAGCAGTCTATAGTTCTTAAAATACAGATTAAACAACAAGTCAAATTCACAAAAGGTGGGAAACAAAACCCCATCAGTCAATTTGGCCAGCATGAAGGTATAATTTCCCGTTGTCTAcgcattttaaaagtaaatggTGAAATTAATCCTTGATATTGTACAAGATAAAACGTAGAGAAAGAGAATACTGACAGCCATGATGGAAAGAACCCATTGGTAACGAGAATGAGCATTCAAGCCAATGACAGTGCAAGATGGGTAGCGTATTATAGTGTAGAGAAGCCAAACGTGATATATTCCCAACACCAACAAACCCAGTGGCACCACTACGTAGTCCAATTCCTGTTCTTGCATGCTTCCTCTTCAAACTTCAAACTTTACCTTCCAACATTCGCCATCCTCCAAAATTATAATCTTAATGGAATTCAAATTAGTTACCCTTTCCTTTCACTCATACCTACCGTTGTCTTTACAGCCCACCTTTCCACTCACAAAATCTTGTCTTTTTTCCTCCAAACCAAGTAAAGATAAAGAGACTCCCCCTTCCTCTGTCAACTAGTAAAGTTGCCTGTAAAGAGTTTAATAAACATATACATTTTACTTTGGATAAAGAACCAAAAAAGGAATTGAAATTGAGTTAGAGAAAATATGCAATTCCATGTGGTCGTTCTCTTCATACTTGTCTGGTCCAATTCGTGAAATTCTTATATATGCTACTAGCTTCAAATCACGTGTCTTTTTGTTTCACAATAACCCCTCCAGTTTGTTGCTTTTGTTATCACTCTGTTGAAACGGTTGAAAACTGTTTCTCTCTCTGTGCTTTTTAGGTAAAACTCAAGTTCTCAAGAGATCACTTTGGATATTGGTATCCAAAATAAGGCATACATCGAAAGAATGATGTTGATATCATTTAATACTAGTGGGTATCCGCGCCATCAAAACCATTTCCTGATTCATAATTCTTGTAAACTGAAGCCACTTACTCAATTTTCCCTCGTAAATagtaatacataaaataatgaTGAAACTGCATTGAGATTTAAGTGAGCCCTTTTTATCTACAGTTTACGAAGCAAAATTGTGCGAATGTCCCACATAATCACCAAGTTAAAACTGTTCTTTATTAACTTTAGTTTTTATGCACTaccaaggtaaaaaaaaaaataatactgtaAATTCATCATAAATCATTATTAGTATGCCTagtatgacttttaagataTTTAGTGTAAAATAGTGAAAGTCAAGAATACCATACATAacaattttgattgaatgatATCTTTGACAGTGTCCGTGCATACACTGTTTACTCCCTTTTCTTTAGACGTTGGccttgtgtgtatgtgtgtgattaaaaaaaaaaatagagctgCACCGAAAATCAACAGCCGTAGTGAGTGCTGCTGATGTTTATACCACTTTTATAGTTTATTTCTGTCCTAGTATTACCACTTCAATTCCTGTCCaagtattaatttaattaatccaaGAGGCTCCAAGTGTGTGGATCGCACATAGCCATAGGTACTAATTCCTGAATGATGTAAGCTCGAAATGATGCAGGTTTATGAATCACCATAGatataatattacaattaaGTAATTAACAGCTGTTCTGTGAAGGTCATCTTAATCTTTTTCAACGGAAAATCATTTCTACAAAGCAGGTAATAGACTgtgctttttctcttttcaagaACATCTCAACATCTATTATTCACTTGTTCTTTTACTTCTCTTGTTTGGTCTTGTTTCTATTCTTGACTTGGTTTTCAATGTTCTCTTCCATCAAATTGTAAGGATCATTTTTTGCAGCATAGAGGTTGGTGGGTGTGATTGGatgattgtgtaaaaaaatgtatacaaTCAGTGTAtaacctttttttcttaaaaaataatgtgtagTGTTGATGTTTACACCACATTTTAGTTTAATTCCTGTCcaagtataatttaatttatcaaagagGCTCCAAGTGTGCGGATCACACATAGCCATAGGTACTAATCCCTGAATGATGTAAGCCCAAAATGATGCATGAATCATCATAGatataatattacaattaaGCAATTAACAGCTGTCCAGTGTAGGTCATCTTAGATAGGCTGCCAACAAAGTTTAACCAAAGGAAAATCATTTCTACACGGCAGGAAATGGACTGcgctttttgtttctcttttcaaaaaaacatctcAACATCTACTCTTCACTTGTTCTTTTACTTCTCTTGTTTGGTCTTCTTTCTATTGGCTCCGTTTCCAATCTGATCTTCCATCGATTTTTTGCAGCATCGGGGTTTGGTAAGAAGAAGGAAACTTAAGAATTAATGGCAGCTTCTATGGTTTTCTGTCACATGGTTCATGTTGCGACAACTTGACACAATACGACAAGTGCAAGCCCCTTCATGAATCAAGACTAAACAAATTGTTGATGTCTTTTTCGCGATAAAATTTGTGCTAGAATAGTGAGGAATTGAATGATACAGCAAAAATTATTGGGACAATTGTAAGTAAGTACATGGGTAAGTTCATCCCAAGGAAGTGAAAATTAACTGacgcaaagaaaacaaaaatgaattctACTACTATTAACAAGAAACAAAACATACCACCTAGTACTCTCTGGTGAATCCTTCTCACTCACACCCCTGGCACATGTTCATACTTCTCAATAGGAACATACAAATTTGttacatttataattaattatacatgATTGACACCTGAGTTTTGAGACAAATTGTTAGCAGGTAAAGGATGATAATCAGGTTCCACAGCAGACTCTACATCATGAGTTCCCCTCTCCTTCCTGAATGAGTTACTATGAAGATTCCGCGTGATTTTAGCCGTCGTATCCAAGAAGAACAAAACAAGTGATGTCAAGCAGCAACATGCAAACATAGGTATGGGCCCATAAATCCAGAGGAAGAATGGAAATGACAAGTAAAATGCTCGAAGTCCAATAGACCAAGCATGACTCCCACGATTCAAAGTCACGGCAATATATTCCATATACTCCCTTTTGTCTCTGAGTGTTGGAGCAGTGATTAGGAAACTGACATGGCAATAGTATCTAATAGACTGTACATTGCACAAAAATGCAACAAGGAAGCAAATGGTGACAGAAATATGTTTGATTGAAGTACGGCCAGAAGGTATGAAAGCCGTGTCATCAGAACTCCACATGCTGCTAGCGAAAATACCAATAAGTGAACTGAGTGTGATGGCTGTTGTAGATAGAAGAGTAGATGCCATGATATTGTTGCGAATAGTTTGAACTGCCAAAACCCCATTCTTTAACGGATCCTGAAAATTTAGAAATGGAATCAATGCTACTAGAACTAATTTTTACAGCTTGTCAAACTGAGATGGCAAAAAGGTTTGATGGAAGAAGGAACACAATTAAATGACAGTGAATGTTGCATGAAATCAGAGCCTCAAAAGGCCAAATATCTCGACCAAATATACAATAGCAGTGAGAGTCCATAACACAGACAACAAGGATATTCAATCATTAGGCAAGCCCTGTGTCACATTCATATGGACCGTACCAGTAGGCAGTAAATACTACTATTTTTTAGGAAAGGACATTAACACAACAATGAGGCATTAGTTACCTAAAGATCAGGATGTGTTCATTTTTAAGTTGAGTCttatgaattttttctttttaatttctttcaatgtAATTAAATGTAACACAAAGGCAGGGCCACGTTATTGTTTGTAAGAAATGCACATAAAAACATGTGATAGCAGTTGTTTGATGATTTTATTAATGTCAACTTTCAGCCATCTCTTCCAGTTTCCCAACTGGGTgtttgaccatttcaattgaTTAGTCGTGGAGTCAAACAAGAAAGTTTTCTAACCttgaaagagaagaagagaggattgggaaagaaacaagaagaataaaaagaacCGAATAGAAAGAAACTTAAGATATGCTTGGTTGGTTTGAAAAATAGGACGGAGGGAAATGAGaaggttaaaaaaatgtatttagtcTTTATTTCTATCAATTTCCACTAGTCCAATATCACTCCGACCTCAATAATTTACCTTGATGGGAGGATTCAATGAATTACAACTTGCCACATGCTGCCAATACTAAAGTCCAAGATTTGCAAGCATAAACCAAGAAGTTTAGTTCCCCTGTAAATCTTATGTAAGAAATCCATCACTTGGTAACtataaaaattgaacaatagaagctTGGCACCTGGCTATTACTACTCAAGGTTATCAATTTGTATGAGTTCTCAACCAGTAAGAATAATCGCATCtatcaatcaattaatcaaaatactCAGTTTTGCTGTAAATAACCTTGATAAACACTAGAGGAAGTGTCCAGGACTTCAGGCTAAGTGCATAATACAAAAAACGGCACATTCAAACATCTTTAATGTAAGGTTTAGATATTGATAAAAAACCACATGCATAATTCATCCAACCAAACAGTTTCAGTAGGTTGATATAAATTCACATTCAAAAGGTTATTTCACTTCCTCCATTTAGCCAATGAAAGAAGGGGCAAATGGGAATATGCTGTTGCATTTGCCTCAATGAGctcaagaaagaaaggaaaaatctGACGTAACAACAAGAATCAACATAAACTACATAGGCTCTTGGATTCCCCAGCGATACCAAGGAAACAATATACTTCAAATATGATTGCCAAATAACGAACCAATGAAAATGATAAGTAAAGCTACCACCAATTTCATCTCAAACGACAAACACCTAACCCCAAGATTCATTAGAAATGAGGACACTAATGAAAATACAAGAGATTTTATTCTGAATTGAGCCACTACATgtcataaaacaagaaaatcaaacaacacaagtgTGAGAGCAAAACAAGACTATAGGGAtaatcttttatttgttttccacGCACATCATCTTTCATGTTTAAAGCACTGTCACACTATATGTGCACAACTCTTTCAGCAGGTATTCGAACCTTGTGTGGAATTAGCCTCTTCCGCTAGACCTAACACTCTTGGTATGACTAGGAATAATTGATGAACAGTTAGGACATGTCCAAAAGAAACAACTATTCTGAAAAAACTATCAATAACCCAGCTCAGCTGTGTGGTGTGGACACACCCTTTTCCAATCAAAATTTCCAAACCATATATTGAAAGCATATTGTTGCTGTTATGaattgaaagagagagagagagagagagagagagaaaagttgATGGTGTAAAGCACTCACACTCATAATGGAAAGAACCCACTGATGACGAGACTCAGCATTAAGGCCAATAACAGTTCGAAGAGGGTTGTGTACAATGGTGTAGACAAGCCAGATATGGTATGTCAGATACACCAACAGACCCAATGGCACCAACACATATTCAAGCTGCTCCTTCTCCATGCCTCCAAGTCTCCAACAACACTTGCTTTCGTACGAGGAATTTGGAACTGAACAAAAGGCTTAATAATGAATGATTCACTCATTCAAGTAAGTATATCTGTCTGGTCTTGATTGACCCAAATTCAAAGTCATCATTTCATTATAAAACTCATATATATTCaccatgtaaaaattaaaaagggtgAAAGTAAAATGTACGTAACTGTTATTCATTCACGGGCTACAAATGGATGTGAATCTAACATATCAGATCAGATGTGAGAGAAAGTTTGAAGTATGGCCACATGATGGTGTTGTCGCCACTTGCCACTTGATAAGTTGACAGGGGCATTCACCCAAATAAAGAAAACATTGTTGACAGTaccaaactaaaattatataatacgTTAAAATTGGTATGTGTACTActaacaatataattatttttttgcaatCATTCAATTaggtgttaatttttataataattatcttaaataatatatttatcataatttataatttaatgacacTATAATATTACACTAATAATGTATAGATATGAATTccttctttaattaatatttatacatatttttcttattcatgCTAAgaagatattattaattaattgtgcTGACTGAGTTAGTCACCAAATATATTTTGTCCCTAAGCGATACCTGATGGGTACCCTTTCCGGCCTTCCAACTGACACTCTTTCTTTCTCGTTTTCTGTAATGATGTTGTAtaggttattttttgtttgtaaatttAACGAAAACACATGTTGTATACTGTAtagaatattgattttatttagttCTTCATTAATAATAACCTTTTAATAGCTTTCTTATAAATATCgtatttaaatataacaaatttcCATCACATCTTCATTCATCAGTTTAATTAAACGGCTTGGGTCTTCCTTTTAAAATAGTAAGTATTACAGTTCTAGTTAGCTTTACAAGAAAATTAcgtcataaaaaatttaatcattaattatttttccatttttcttatttttttcttaatcgtAAAAGTAATTGTTaacaataagttttaaaaataaaatttctctttACAATGACCAAGGCTACAGACACAAATATGATGGCTCTACTAGCGactcttcatttttctcatattttggttgtctttttctatttatattctTTGGCCGCACTTTCTTGTCTATTATCTATTTTCTTATTTCGTCTCttagattaaaattttcttCAGCTACCgacaaataagataatattatattatgaaaGATATCATTCTAATAAAATTCATATCATTATTTCtgaatattttattctattttattttattgacacCGTTATGGTACTAGGATACTTCTACAGTTTTACTgtggtattttattttattggcatggagaaattaatgatttaaaaattactctATATCCTAAATTCTTTCACAAAGCTACATTATGCTAAAAGAATCAAAACATGAAAAGAAGAACACGCAAACCTGAAGGCAAGAAAGATGCCAAACATGTCAAGCAATAGAAAATATACATGCGACACATAATATAAAATCTATATGGACATCAGATAATCACATCATTAACATTACAACATACATATTGACAATTTCTTACCATTCAAGAAAATCATATCATCCAAATtctatctaattaaaaaaactagcaACAACTAGAGGCAGCCATACACAGAGTGACTAAGTTTTGAGCAACTTTAGCAGACAATCACAGCAATAA
This genomic interval from Glycine max cultivar Williams 82 chromosome 5, Glycine_max_v4.0, whole genome shotgun sequence contains the following:
- the LOC100788312 gene encoding uncharacterized protein isoform X2; amino-acid sequence: MNNIPNSSYESKCCWRLGGMEKEQLEYVLVPLGLLVYLTYHIWLVYTIVHNPLRTVIGLNAESRHQWVLSIMSDPLKNGVLAVQTIRNNIMASTLLSTTAITLSSLIGIFASSMWSSDDTAFIPSGRTSIKHISVTICFLVAFLCNVQSIRYYCHVSFLITAPTLRDKREYMEYIAVTLNRGSHAWSIGLRAFYLSFPFFLWIYGPIPMFACCCLTSLVLFFLDTTAKITRNLHSNSFRKERGTHDVESAVEPDYHPLPANNLSQNSGVNHV
- the LOC100807201 gene encoding uncharacterized protein, with the protein product MQEQELDYVVVPLGLLVLGIYHVWLLYTIIRYPSCTVIGLNAHSRYQWVLSIMADPLKNGVLGVQTIHNNIMASTLATTAITLSSLIGIFDSNDSDTKLVYGNKTSLNSSIKRFSMSLCFLVAFVCNVQSIRYHAHVSFLITTPALKGKMDFIEYVAKTLNRGSYSWSLGLQAFYLSFPLVLWIYGPIPMFACCCLTSFILYFLDITTQITQDLHTKSFNHSIRGKLRTWEQHSSIILTVLQLA
- the LOC100788312 gene encoding uncharacterized protein isoform X3, with amino-acid sequence MEKEQLEYVLVPLGLLVYLTYHIWLVYTIVHNPLRTVIGLNAESRHQWVLSIMSYWQHVASCNSLNPPIKDPLKNGVLAVQTIRNNIMASTLLSTTAITLSSLIGIFASSMWSSDDTAFIPSGRTSIKHISVTICFLVAFLCNVQSIRYYCHVSFLITAPTLRDKREYMEYIAVTLNRGSHAWSIGLRAFYLSFPFFLWIYGPIPMFACCCLTSLVLFFLDTTAKITRNLHSNSFRKERGTHDVESAVEPDYHPLPANNLSQNSGVNHV
- the LOC100788312 gene encoding uncharacterized protein isoform X1, encoding MNNIPNSSYESKCCWRLGGMEKEQLEYVLVPLGLLVYLTYHIWLVYTIVHNPLRTVIGLNAESRHQWVLSIMSYWQHVASCNSLNPPIKDPLKNGVLAVQTIRNNIMASTLLSTTAITLSSLIGIFASSMWSSDDTAFIPSGRTSIKHISVTICFLVAFLCNVQSIRYYCHVSFLITAPTLRDKREYMEYIAVTLNRGSHAWSIGLRAFYLSFPFFLWIYGPIPMFACCCLTSLVLFFLDTTAKITRNLHSNSFRKERGTHDVESAVEPDYHPLPANNLSQNSGVNHV